A window from Microcoleus sp. FACHB-831 encodes these proteins:
- a CDS encoding alpha/beta hydrolase produces the protein MTTDKQNQYGRHAAENGRLRARPGQPEQNAPVGLQPLGLDGRRDGFLYVPKTYQASRPAPLVMMLHGAGGNARDSLAPLMHGADAAGLLLLAIDSRRQTWDWDMLVGGYGSDITFIDGALGQTFSRYAVDPTRLAVAGFSDGASYALSVGITNGDLFTHVIAFSPGFMKPAAQIGLPRLFISHGTRDEVLPIDVCSRRLVPQLKRAGYDLLYREFDGPHIIPPEIVREGLAWFG, from the coding sequence ATGACAACAGATAAACAAAATCAGTACGGTAGACACGCTGCCGAAAATGGACGCCTGCGGGCGCGACCGGGTCAGCCAGAACAAAATGCACCAGTTGGCCTGCAACCGTTGGGGCTAGATGGCAGACGTGACGGTTTCCTATATGTACCCAAAACCTACCAGGCTTCTCGACCCGCACCCTTAGTGATGATGCTGCACGGCGCGGGTGGCAACGCACGCGACAGCCTAGCGCCGTTAATGCATGGGGCTGATGCGGCTGGACTGCTTTTGTTGGCGATTGACTCGCGCCGCCAGACGTGGGATTGGGATATGCTCGTTGGCGGGTATGGTTCCGATATCACCTTTATCGATGGGGCGCTAGGGCAAACTTTCAGCCGCTACGCTGTAGACCCCACTCGGTTGGCAGTGGCGGGTTTTTCTGATGGTGCGTCGTATGCGCTGAGTGTCGGCATTACCAACGGCGACCTGTTCACTCATGTCATCGCATTTTCGCCAGGGTTTATGAAGCCAGCAGCGCAAATTGGTTTGCCCCGCTTGTTTATTTCGCACGGCACGCGAGATGAGGTTTTACCAATCGATGTTTGCAGCCGTCGGCTCGTGCCGCAGCTAAAGCGTGCTGGCTACGATTTGCTATATCGGGAGTTTGATGGCCCCCATATAATCCCCCCAGAAATTGTTCGCGAGGGACTGGCTTGGTTTGGTTAG
- a CDS encoding Dps family protein — MSETQSVLRSFGQVYDNPILLDRNVTAPICEGFNIALASFQALYLQYQKHHFVVEGAEFYMLHQFFSESYEEVQGHVHDIGERLDGLGGVPVAGFAKLAELCCFTPEEEGVFSCRQMVEHDLAAEQAIIQLIRRQAAQAESLGDRATRYLYEQILLKTEERAYHLSHFLAQDSLTLGFMKAGAN; from the coding sequence ATGTCAGAAACTCAAAGCGTATTACGCTCCTTCGGTCAGGTTTATGACAATCCGATCTTGCTGGATCGCAATGTTACAGCGCCCATCTGCGAGGGTTTTAACATAGCACTGGCAAGTTTTCAGGCGCTATACCTGCAATACCAAAAGCATCATTTTGTGGTTGAAGGTGCGGAATTTTATATGCTGCACCAGTTCTTCTCGGAAAGCTACGAAGAAGTGCAAGGGCACGTCCACGACATTGGCGAGCGCTTGGATGGGCTAGGAGGCGTGCCAGTAGCGGGCTTTGCTAAGTTAGCGGAACTTTGCTGCTTTACTCCAGAAGAAGAAGGTGTATTTTCTTGCCGCCAAATGGTAGAACACGACTTGGCAGCAGAGCAAGCTATCATCCAGCTAATCCGGCGTCAGGCGGCGCAAGCGGAAAGTTTGGGCGATCGCGCCACCCGCTATCTCTACGAACAAATCTTGCTAAAAACCGAGGAGCGAGCATATCATCTATCTCACTTCCTCGCTCAGGACAGCCTGACTCTGGGATTTATGAAGGCTGGGGCTAACTAG
- a CDS encoding NUDIX hydrolase has protein sequence MTTYRNPTPTVDIIIELLDRPHRPIVLIERHNAPLGWALPGGFVDYGETVETAARREAEEETGLNVELIEQFHVYSDPNRDPRQHTMSVVFIATATGEPKAGDDAKGLGVFESWRVPGNLCFDHDRILRDYWRYRHYGVRPSLSV, from the coding sequence ATGACTACTTACAGAAATCCCACACCTACAGTCGATATAATTATCGAGCTGCTTGACCGACCGCATCGACCAATAGTGCTAATTGAGCGCCACAATGCACCGCTAGGCTGGGCGCTTCCGGGCGGTTTTGTTGATTATGGAGAAACGGTGGAAACGGCGGCGCGGCGGGAAGCAGAGGAAGAAACTGGTTTAAATGTGGAGTTGATAGAGCAGTTCCATGTTTATTCTGACCCGAACCGCGATCCGCGCCAGCACACTATGAGCGTTGTGTTTATTGCAACGGCGACGGGGGAACCGAAGGCGGGGGATGATGCGAAGGGGTTGGGGGTTTTTGAGTCTTGGCGGGTTCCGGGTAATTTGTGTTTTGACCACGATCGCATTTTGCGGGATTATTGGCGTTATCGGCATTATGGGGTAAGACCGAGTTTGTCGGTGTAG
- a CDS encoding phosphate/phosphite/phosphonate ABC transporter substrate-binding protein, translating to MRKKILLGVGAALVAVTGLSIGAAEKTPPAIAQQTSAHQGSRLLAQAPGTPLTIAFPGRADSTDLQTKANGVAQFLSKELGMPVNAVVADETATVEALRANRADVAFLSSRPALKAQELANARLYLAEVRPNYSGKHTYRSIFVVPKNSPLQGKSSAKQTLEQLRGKKMAFTSPTSGSGFIFPVGELVKSGLVPNRDRLNGFFGQVAYGNNYSGALQAVLRGQADVAAVSEYAMYPPYITAEEASKLRILHAISGVPAHGIAIDDDVPAATRQRIINAMLKLNQPANNQLLKSLYNSNELVKVEHNSHLQPMRDALKRAGF from the coding sequence GTGAGAAAAAAGATTTTATTGGGTGTCGGTGCTGCGCTGGTAGCGGTGACTGGTTTGAGTATAGGCGCAGCGGAGAAAACCCCACCAGCGATCGCGCAACAAACTTCCGCTCATCAGGGATCGCGTTTACTCGCTCAGGCTCCTGGCACACCTCTGACAATTGCTTTCCCCGGTCGCGCTGACTCGACAGATTTACAAACCAAGGCAAATGGTGTTGCACAGTTTTTGTCTAAAGAACTGGGAATGCCAGTTAATGCTGTAGTAGCCGATGAGACAGCAACGGTAGAAGCTTTGAGAGCTAATCGCGCTGATGTTGCGTTCTTGAGCAGCCGTCCGGCGCTGAAAGCACAGGAGTTGGCAAACGCACGGTTGTATCTGGCTGAAGTGCGTCCAAATTATTCTGGAAAACACACCTATCGCTCGATTTTTGTAGTACCCAAAAATAGTCCGCTGCAAGGCAAATCTTCCGCGAAGCAGACGCTAGAACAATTGCGCGGCAAGAAAATGGCCTTTACTTCTCCTACTTCTGGATCTGGGTTTATTTTCCCAGTTGGAGAGTTGGTGAAGTCAGGATTAGTACCAAACCGCGATCGCTTAAATGGTTTCTTCGGACAAGTCGCTTACGGTAATAACTACAGTGGAGCTTTGCAAGCTGTTCTGAGAGGTCAGGCAGATGTTGCCGCTGTATCAGAATACGCGATGTATCCCCCGTACATTACGGCGGAGGAAGCTAGTAAGTTGCGGATTCTTCATGCAATTTCAGGCGTACCAGCGCACGGAATTGCTATTGATGATGACGTTCCGGCTGCAACGCGGCAAAGAATTATCAATGCGATGCTGAAGTTAAATCAGCCAGCCAACAATCAATTGCTAAAGAGTTTGTATAACTCAAATGAATTGGTTAAGGTCGAACACAACAGTCACTTGCAACCAATGCGCGATGCGCTAAAACGCGCTGGGTTTTAA
- a CDS encoding pseudouridine synthase gives MAERLQKILSQWGIASRREAEKMILSGRVRLNGTVVHLGQKANPEQDQIEIDGIPVKTASRPKPIYLLLHKPAGVVSTCHDPRNRRTVLDLLPPELRESQGIHPVGRLDAESTGALLLTNDGELTFHLTHPRHCVPKTYHVCLEGNIPDLAVQAWRSGIVLSGRKTLPAQVRVLERRGSETLLEVILTEGRNRQIRRVAELLGYPVVHLHRTAIGPIQLKQPGKPSLPRGQYRPLEDFEIAFLQDQLNLTSVKVSADLKERRV, from the coding sequence ATGGCCGAAAGGCTACAAAAAATTCTATCCCAATGGGGAATTGCCTCTCGGCGAGAAGCTGAGAAAATGATCCTCTCAGGACGAGTGCGACTTAATGGCACCGTCGTGCATCTGGGACAAAAAGCTAATCCAGAACAAGACCAAATTGAAATCGATGGCATCCCTGTCAAAACAGCTTCGCGTCCCAAACCGATATACCTTTTACTACACAAGCCAGCCGGAGTGGTTTCAACATGTCACGATCCTAGAAACCGCCGCACGGTTCTCGATTTACTGCCCCCCGAACTTCGAGAAAGTCAGGGCATCCATCCTGTGGGACGTTTAGATGCTGAATCTACGGGCGCATTGCTACTAACCAATGACGGGGAACTGACGTTTCACCTAACCCATCCCCGCCATTGCGTTCCCAAAACATATCACGTTTGCCTAGAGGGGAATATACCCGACTTGGCCGTGCAAGCGTGGAGAAGTGGTATTGTTCTGTCGGGTAGAAAAACTTTACCCGCTCAAGTCAGGGTGCTAGAGCGACGTGGTTCCGAAACACTCCTAGAAGTTATTTTAACTGAGGGGAGAAATCGGCAGATTCGTCGCGTTGCAGAGTTATTGGGCTATCCAGTGGTGCATCTCCACAGAACAGCGATTGGCCCTATTCAATTAAAACAACCGGGAAAGCCTAGTTTGCCCCGAGGCCAATATCGTCCTCTCGAAGATTTTGAAATTGCTTTTCTCCAAGACCAACTCAACCTAACATCAGTAAAGGTATCAGCAGACCTGAAGGAGCGCCGTGTATGA
- the phnE gene encoding phosphonate ABC transporter, permease protein PhnE, with protein sequence MKNTAEFWRRYPWINRLLILVKNIAEFWRRYPWINRLLILGSVILVYGWALRGLKVDLELLKNSWPYVIDFISRLWPPDLKVLHIAVEKLIETIQMSVWGTTIGAIVSLPIAMLSSRNLSPVWLQWLANLLQNAVRSVPSIVLGLLFVAATGLGAPAGTLALGIYTIGYLGKFYQQAIEAVDPRSIESLQVSGASPFQIAQYGILPQVLPLGLGYTLWMFEYNIRAASVLGVVGAGGIGFELVNYIRGFEYTKATTMMLVLLVVVTAIDALSSKLRQKLEAM encoded by the coding sequence ATGAAAAATACTGCTGAGTTTTGGAGACGCTATCCCTGGATTAATCGCCTGCTCATCTTAGTGAAAAATATTGCTGAGTTTTGGAGGCGCTATCCCTGGATTAATCGCCTGCTCATCTTAGGCAGCGTCATACTTGTTTACGGTTGGGCGTTGCGCGGTCTTAAGGTAGATTTAGAACTACTTAAAAACAGTTGGCCATATGTAATTGATTTTATATCGCGGTTGTGGCCACCCGATTTAAAAGTATTACATATTGCTGTAGAAAAGCTGATTGAGACAATACAAATGTCGGTTTGGGGAACTACAATCGGCGCTATTGTTTCTCTACCAATTGCGATGCTTAGTTCCCGCAATTTATCACCAGTTTGGCTGCAATGGTTGGCTAACTTGCTACAAAATGCCGTGCGGTCTGTTCCTTCTATTGTATTAGGTCTGTTATTTGTAGCCGCAACAGGGTTAGGCGCACCAGCGGGTACTTTGGCATTAGGAATATACACGATTGGATATTTAGGAAAATTTTATCAACAAGCAATAGAAGCAGTCGATCCGCGTTCTATAGAATCTTTGCAAGTATCGGGAGCATCGCCGTTCCAAATTGCCCAATATGGAATTTTGCCACAAGTATTGCCCTTGGGATTGGGTTATACCTTGTGGATGTTTGAGTACAATATTCGCGCCGCCTCTGTGTTGGGTGTTGTAGGTGCGGGTGGTATTGGCTTTGAGTTAGTTAATTACATTCGTGGCTTTGAGTATACTAAGGCAACTACGATGATGCTGGTGTTGTTGGTAGTTGTGACTGCGATCGATGCTTTGAGTAGTAAGCTGCGCCAAAAGCTAGAAGCAATGTAG
- a CDS encoding RodZ domain-containing protein, with protein MKENQLYIQQQQFEKLKDLGVHLRQLREQQSVSLDDVAAKTRIQARLLKAIEEARMEELPEPIYIQGFIKQYASALGLNGKEFSKDFPTPRYVLPSIRPYWQHFSGTQLRPVHLYLLYVFIIFCSVNGLSYLLNRSVVQANNIQGYQQRSPQQSAVKAKEIQITSLEKLGPVLPDTTTKLASNGKPVRVGVTLKAPSWLRVVADGKTLFEGDLPKGAQLSWGADEQLTVRAGDAGNVLVAVNDGKAEKMGAPGKVKEVTFGAKSRS; from the coding sequence ATGAAGGAGAATCAACTCTATATTCAGCAGCAACAGTTCGAGAAGCTGAAAGATTTGGGGGTTCATCTCCGGCAGCTTCGCGAACAACAGTCTGTTTCCTTAGATGACGTAGCTGCCAAAACTCGGATACAAGCACGACTGCTCAAAGCAATTGAAGAAGCCAGAATGGAAGAATTGCCGGAGCCAATTTACATTCAGGGATTTATCAAGCAATATGCTTCTGCGCTTGGCTTAAATGGCAAAGAGTTTTCTAAAGACTTTCCCACTCCCAGGTATGTGTTGCCGTCTATACGGCCTTACTGGCAGCATTTCTCAGGCACTCAACTGCGACCAGTTCATCTTTATTTGTTGTACGTGTTTATAATTTTCTGCTCGGTGAATGGGCTATCTTACCTGCTCAACCGTTCTGTCGTGCAGGCTAATAATATACAAGGATATCAACAGCGATCGCCCCAACAATCAGCTGTAAAAGCCAAAGAAATACAGATAACGTCGCTAGAAAAATTAGGCCCAGTCCTACCAGATACAACAACCAAGCTTGCTTCAAATGGCAAGCCAGTACGTGTTGGCGTTACGCTCAAAGCTCCATCGTGGCTGCGCGTTGTGGCTGATGGCAAGACGTTGTTTGAGGGCGATTTGCCCAAAGGCGCTCAACTGAGTTGGGGTGCTGACGAGCAATTAACTGTAAGAGCAGGCGATGCTGGTAATGTCTTGGTTGCTGTTAATGATGGAAAAGCCGAAAAAATGGGCGCTCCCGGTAAAGTGAAGGAAGTTACCTTTGGGGCAAAATCAAGGTCTTAA
- a CDS encoding ferredoxin — MSKHSQVEEFTIEGRLLGFVVEDGYQLKYLRLGTGTGEFWFKLSKELRASLDSGLVAGEWIHVSGEKKLDLKKGKIKLKAYSLTRVAPHSGKQEDALPVNSENASAKSPKTTKPKAAILVCQKSDCCKLGAKAVSQAIQEELRDRGLEDQITIKGTGCMKRCKAGPNIVMPDKTRYTRIDSSEVSEIIDKHFPAETIAEPLTAQCLACEAVSIH; from the coding sequence ATGAGTAAGCACAGTCAAGTTGAAGAATTTACTATCGAGGGACGCTTGTTAGGGTTTGTAGTAGAAGATGGCTACCAACTCAAATACTTGCGACTGGGTACTGGGACGGGCGAGTTTTGGTTCAAGCTCTCTAAAGAGTTACGTGCGTCTCTTGATAGTGGCTTAGTTGCAGGCGAGTGGATTCACGTTAGCGGTGAGAAAAAGCTCGACCTGAAAAAAGGCAAAATCAAACTGAAAGCTTATTCTTTAACGCGGGTTGCTCCTCATTCTGGGAAACAAGAGGATGCTTTGCCAGTTAACAGCGAAAATGCCTCTGCCAAAAGTCCTAAAACTACAAAACCAAAAGCAGCTATCTTAGTATGTCAGAAGTCTGATTGCTGCAAGCTAGGAGCCAAAGCGGTTAGTCAGGCTATACAAGAAGAGTTGCGCGATCGCGGTCTAGAAGACCAAATTACTATTAAGGGCACTGGTTGCATGAAGCGTTGTAAAGCAGGGCCAAATATAGTTATGCCAGATAAAACTCGCTACACTCGGATTGACTCGTCCGAAGTATCTGAAATTATAGATAAACATTTTCCCGCCGAGACTATAGCGGAACCGTTAACTGCACAATGCTTGGCGTGTGAAGCTGTAAGCATTCATTAA
- a CDS encoding Asr1405/Asl0597 family protein, producing MNPLNLDAAVQEAVEVNRADRWQVYLRLQDLGIPCECPSDQPLRVQIQSATAAMQLWSVVKQLTASRQDLVEWLERCFDR from the coding sequence ATGAATCCATTAAATCTAGACGCAGCAGTCCAGGAGGCTGTGGAGGTGAACCGAGCCGACAGGTGGCAAGTTTATCTACGCTTGCAAGATTTAGGTATCCCTTGTGAGTGTCCGAGCGACCAACCGTTGAGAGTTCAGATACAAAGTGCTACCGCAGCAATGCAACTCTGGAGCGTGGTAAAGCAATTGACAGCTTCTCGGCAAGATTTAGTGGAATGGCTTGAACGCTGCTTCGATAGATAG
- the malQ gene encoding 4-alpha-glucanotransferase has translation MPFPRSSGILLHPTSFPSRFGIGDLGLEAYKFIDFLAESSQSYWQVLPLGPTGFGNSPYASYSAIAGNPLLISPELLRDAGLLYEEELANFPDCPAETVDFDRLIPRKMELLWAAYERFTSQPEHKQEEFEKFCGEKAGWLDDYALFMAIKKVNRGRAWNAWEPEVAKRNPETLKACQQCLRTEIQFHKYLQFEFFRQWSQLKRYANERYGSDRNGNKQGIEIIGDIPIYVAHDSADVWSNPEIFCLDDETGEPSLMAGVPPDYFSATGQLWGNPVYHWERLQKDNFKWWIGRFEALLDYVDIIRIDHFRGFEAYWAVKQGEPTALNGQWLKAPGDEFFQVLNQKLGKLPILAEDLGVITPDVEALRDKFAFPGMKILQFAFGSDPGNGFLPFNYVRNSVVYTGTHDNDTTVGWFNSLSDGEKQHVMLYLGCISSEGINWDLIRLALSSISNQAIIPVQDLLGLDTEARMNFPSKAEGNWGWRYRSDALTDEIKERLKTLTHVFGRDPIRQT, from the coding sequence ATGCCTTTTCCCAGATCCAGCGGCATTTTGCTGCATCCCACTTCTTTCCCCAGTCGGTTTGGTATTGGGGACTTGGGGTTAGAAGCATATAAATTTATCGATTTTTTGGCCGAAAGTTCTCAATCTTACTGGCAAGTATTGCCCTTGGGGCCTACTGGGTTTGGCAATTCTCCGTATGCATCTTATAGCGCGATCGCGGGCAATCCTCTACTAATTAGCCCCGAACTGCTACGAGATGCCGGGTTGCTCTATGAAGAAGAATTGGCTAATTTTCCAGATTGTCCCGCTGAAACCGTAGATTTTGACCGCCTTATTCCACGGAAGATGGAATTGCTTTGGGCTGCTTACGAGCGTTTCACATCTCAACCAGAACATAAACAAGAAGAATTTGAAAAATTCTGCGGGGAAAAAGCTGGCTGGCTAGATGATTATGCCTTATTTATGGCGATCAAAAAAGTCAATCGGGGAAGAGCTTGGAATGCTTGGGAACCGGAAGTCGCCAAACGCAACCCCGAAACATTAAAAGCCTGTCAGCAATGTTTGAGAACTGAAATTCAGTTTCACAAATATCTTCAATTCGAGTTTTTCCGTCAGTGGTCGCAGTTAAAGCGCTATGCAAACGAGCGTTATGGGAGCGATCGCAATGGCAACAAACAGGGTATAGAAATAATTGGCGATATCCCCATCTATGTCGCTCACGATAGCGCCGATGTTTGGTCAAATCCCGAAATCTTTTGCCTAGATGACGAAACAGGCGAACCATCTCTAATGGCTGGCGTTCCCCCCGACTACTTTAGCGCAACGGGACAACTCTGGGGCAACCCCGTCTATCACTGGGAACGATTGCAAAAAGATAACTTTAAATGGTGGATCGGGCGCTTTGAGGCTCTGCTAGATTATGTAGACATCATTCGCATCGACCACTTCCGAGGCTTCGAGGCTTACTGGGCGGTGAAGCAGGGAGAACCAACAGCTCTCAATGGCCAGTGGCTTAAGGCTCCGGGCGATGAATTCTTTCAGGTACTTAACCAGAAGTTAGGCAAACTGCCCATCTTAGCTGAAGATTTGGGAGTAATTACCCCAGATGTTGAAGCGCTGCGCGACAAATTTGCATTCCCTGGCATGAAGATTTTGCAGTTTGCATTTGGTTCAGACCCAGGTAATGGCTTTTTGCCCTTCAACTATGTTCGCAACAGTGTTGTTTACACGGGCACTCACGACAACGATACAACAGTAGGCTGGTTTAACAGTCTGTCAGATGGCGAAAAGCAACACGTAATGCTTTATTTGGGTTGTATCAGTTCTGAAGGCATCAACTGGGATTTAATCCGCCTAGCTTTGAGTTCGATAAGCAACCAAGCGATTATTCCAGTCCAAGATTTATTGGGTTTGGATACTGAAGCGAGGATGAACTTTCCCAGTAAAGCTGAAGGGAACTGGGGGTGGCGCTATCGTTCTGATGCTTTAACTGACGAAATTAAGGAGCGGCTTAAGACTCTAACGCACGTCTTTGGCCGCGATCCGATTAGACAGACATAG
- a CDS encoding phosphonate ABC transporter ATP-binding protein → MTIECQQVQTPYAPSLNRPILNGIDCEIRQGEFVALLGLNGAGKSTLLRSLVGLVPIQRGEIRINNVAITPRNLPQIRRDVGLIFQGGGLIRQLSALENVLCGRLGELSTWKTLWGFSKHDRRHALDLLHQLGLKDRAYQKTGQLSGGQQQRVAIARALIQSPKILLADEPIAGLDVMAAKQVMDILAELHRDRAMTIVVVLHDLSIAANYAQRAIVLDAGRVVYNGECTNLESQFAQLPARSKSGL, encoded by the coding sequence ATGACCATTGAGTGTCAACAGGTACAAACTCCCTATGCCCCATCTCTAAATCGTCCCATTCTTAATGGGATAGACTGCGAAATTCGGCAGGGTGAGTTTGTCGCTTTGTTGGGGTTGAATGGTGCGGGTAAGTCTACACTATTGCGATCGCTTGTTGGTTTAGTTCCCATACAGCGGGGAGAAATTCGCATTAATAATGTGGCAATAACACCCCGCAATTTGCCTCAAATTAGGCGCGATGTTGGGTTAATTTTTCAGGGGGGAGGGTTGATTCGTCAGCTTTCTGCTCTAGAAAATGTACTTTGCGGGCGTTTGGGTGAATTGTCAACTTGGAAAACCCTGTGGGGATTTAGCAAACATGATAGGCGTCATGCTCTGGATTTGCTGCATCAGTTAGGGTTAAAGGATCGCGCTTATCAAAAAACTGGACAACTCAGCGGCGGACAGCAACAAAGAGTAGCGATCGCGCGTGCTTTAATTCAATCCCCAAAAATTCTTTTAGCAGATGAACCCATTGCTGGTTTAGATGTAATGGCAGCTAAACAAGTGATGGACATACTAGCAGAATTGCACCGCGATCGCGCAATGACTATTGTGGTGGTATTGCACGATTTAAGCATAGCCGCAAATTACGCGCAACGAGCGATCGTTCTTGATGCTGGTCGTGTTGTTTACAATGGCGAATGTACCAATTTAGAATCGCAATTTGCTCAACTCCCCGCACGATCTAAATCAGGGTTATAA
- the aroF gene encoding 3-deoxy-7-phosphoheptulonate synthase yields MFNTKLATQSHPNHQTIVKLSNRVAIGGKDLVIIGGPCTVESAEQMEIVASQLAYAPIQALRGGVYKPRTSPYAFQGMGLEGLDILASVRSRYGLPIVTEVMSIGQIEDLAASADMLQVGSRNMQNFDLLKALGSAGKPILLKRGLAATIEEFINAAEYILSHGNPDVVLCERGIRSFDTYTRNVLDLAAVAALKQLTHLPVIVDPSHAVGKRELVAPLAKAAIACGADGLIIECHPEPEKSVSDARQALSLEDMVKLVDELRPVATAVGRNIRAIAPEKPAIALISCSA; encoded by the coding sequence ATGTTCAACACCAAACTAGCAACCCAATCTCATCCAAACCACCAAACTATTGTCAAACTCTCCAATCGTGTCGCCATTGGTGGCAAAGATCTTGTTATCATCGGCGGACCTTGTACCGTAGAAAGCGCCGAACAGATGGAAATAGTCGCCAGCCAGCTTGCATATGCTCCCATCCAAGCTTTGCGCGGCGGTGTCTACAAACCCCGCACTTCTCCCTACGCTTTCCAGGGAATGGGACTAGAAGGACTGGATATTTTGGCTTCAGTGCGATCGCGCTATGGATTGCCTATCGTCACAGAGGTAATGTCCATCGGGCAAATTGAAGATCTTGCAGCAAGCGCTGATATGCTTCAGGTTGGCAGCCGCAATATGCAAAATTTCGATCTTCTTAAAGCTTTGGGTAGTGCTGGCAAGCCCATCCTCCTCAAGCGCGGGTTAGCCGCAACTATAGAGGAGTTTATCAATGCGGCAGAATATATCTTAAGTCACGGCAATCCTGACGTGGTGCTGTGCGAACGCGGTATCCGCAGCTTCGATACTTATACGCGCAATGTATTAGATTTAGCAGCAGTTGCGGCGCTGAAGCAGCTAACTCACTTGCCAGTTATTGTTGACCCATCACATGCGGTAGGCAAGCGAGAACTGGTAGCACCGTTGGCTAAAGCAGCGATCGCCTGTGGGGCAGATGGATTGATAATTGAGTGTCACCCAGAACCAGAAAAATCAGTTTCCGATGCGCGTCAGGCGCTTTCTTTAGAAGATATGGTGAAATTGGTTGACGAATTAAGACCTGTAGCCACAGCAGTGGGACGTAATATAAGAGCGATCGCGCCAGAAAAGCCCGCGATCGCTCTTATTTCTTGTTCAGCCTAA
- a CDS encoding Rid family detoxifying hydrolase — MCSRDFQSPGYPGAKLMQGRSRWLTMDAKEFIEKYEAGQRKFHGANLSEENLTGLDLSGIDLSSANLSGADLSKANLSGAILNSANLYKASLLGANLSGVQGSSANLSWANLSNADLSWSNLSSANLNYANLEKADLTGANLTSANLVYANLDKTKLSGTNLSSADLSVASLAEADLSRANLNKANLSEAYLIGADLSLATLAEGTIKDAKLQQAKLQKTNFYQVDLSGMNLADADLKAARLQSANLRKSCLRGVNLERANLRWANLIGANLDKANLNRADLTGANIYRASFEDADLTDAIMPDGEFYRSADSDTETRKPQASLEKVIPMTRKVIRTEQAPAPVGPYNQAIVASGQTIFVAGQIAIDPRLGDILYRDDVAKQTEQVMAHLQAILTAAGATFQDVVKTTVFLADMNDFAAVNAVYAKYFDEATAPARACVQVSRLPKDVLVEIDCIAVI; from the coding sequence TTGTGTAGCCGCGATTTCCAATCGCCAGGGTATCCCGGCGCTAAACTGATGCAGGGGCGATCGCGGTGGCTGACTATGGATGCTAAAGAATTTATAGAAAAATACGAAGCAGGGCAACGGAAATTTCATGGGGCAAATTTGAGTGAGGAAAACCTCACAGGTCTAGACCTGAGCGGGATAGACCTATCTAGTGCAAATTTGAGCGGAGCCGACTTAAGTAAGGCAAACTTGAGTGGGGCAATCCTCAACAGTGCAAACCTCTATAAGGCATCCCTGCTAGGAGCAAATTTGAGCGGGGTGCAGGGTTCTTCAGCAAATTTAAGTTGGGCAAATCTAAGTAATGCTGACTTGAGTTGGTCAAACCTGAGTAGTGCTAACTTGAATTATGCCAACCTAGAAAAGGCGGATTTGACAGGGGCAAACCTAACTAGCGCCAACTTGGTCTATGCCAACTTAGACAAAACAAAACTGAGTGGTACAAACCTGAGCAGTGCAGACCTAAGCGTAGCTTCTTTGGCTGAAGCAGACCTAAGTAGAGCCAACCTGAATAAGGCAAATTTGAGCGAAGCATACTTGATTGGAGCAGATTTAAGTTTGGCAACCTTGGCTGAGGGAACCATTAAAGATGCAAAGCTTCAGCAAGCTAAACTCCAGAAAACTAATTTCTATCAAGTTGATCTGTCAGGCATGAATTTAGCTGATGCAGATTTAAAAGCAGCACGCCTTCAAAGTGCAAACCTTAGAAAATCCTGTCTTCGAGGGGTAAATCTAGAAAGAGCAAATCTGCGCTGGGCAAATTTGATCGGGGCAAATCTGGATAAAGCAAACCTGAACAGAGCAGACTTGACTGGCGCAAACATCTATCGAGCGAGTTTTGAGGATGCAGACTTAACTGATGCGATAATGCCTGATGGAGAATTCTACAGGTCGGCAGACTCTGATACAGAAACCCGCAAACCTCAAGCATCGTTAGAAAAAGTAATCCCCATGACTCGTAAAGTAATTCGTACCGAACAAGCACCCGCACCAGTGGGGCCATATAATCAAGCCATTGTCGCCTCCGGTCAAACAATCTTTGTTGCTGGTCAAATTGCCATCGACCCCAGACTCGGAGATATTCTCTACAGAGACGATGTAGCCAAACAGACAGAACAAGTAATGGCTCATCTGCAAGCAATCCTGACTGCTGCTGGCGCTACTTTTCAAGATGTTGTAAAAACAACAGTCTTTCTGGCAGATATGAACGATTTCGCCGCAGTGAATGCGGTTTATGCCAAATATTTTGATGAGGCCACAGCTCCCGCTCGTGCTTGCGTTCAGGTTTCTCGTCTGCCTAAAGATGTGCTTGTAGAAATTGATTGTATTGCGGTGATTTAA